NNNNNNNNNNNNNNNNNNNNNNNNNNNNNNNNNNNNNNNNNNNNNNNNNNNNNNNNNNNNNNNNNNNNNNNNNNNNNNNNNNNNNNNNNNNNNNNNNNNNNNNNNNNNNNNNNNNNNNNNNNNNNNNNNNNNNNNNNNNNNNNNNNNNNNNNNNNNNNNNNNNNNNNNNNNNNNNNNNNNNNNNNNNNNNNNNNNNNNNNNNNNNNNNNNNNNNNNNNNNNNNNNNNNNNNNNNNNNNNNNNNNNNNNNNNNNNNNNNNNNNNNNNNNNNNNNNNNNNNNNNNNNNNNNNNNNNNNNNNNNNNNNNNNNNNNNNNNNNNNNNNNNNNNNNNNNNNNNNNNNNNNNNNNNNNNNNNNNNNNNNNNNNNNNNNNNNNNNNNNNNNNNNNNNNNNNNNNNNNNNNNNNNNNNNNNNNNNNNNNNNNNNNNNNNNNNNNNNNNNNNNNNNNNNNNNNNNNNNNNNNNNNNNNNNNNNNNNNNNNNNNNNNNNNNNNNNNNNNNNNNNNNNNNNNNNNNNNNNNNNNNNNNNNNNNNNNNNNNNNNNNNNNNNNNNNNNNNNNNNNNNNNNNNNNNNNNNNNNNNNNNNNNNNNNNNNNNNNNNNNNNNNNNNNNNNNNNNNNAATCCTCAATATCCAATAACTTGAAATTCAGCGTACGATCATTCAAATACAACATATTATCCAAAGATGAGATTGATATTCTAAGAAAGCTGCCCTTACTTGATGGCCTGCTTGATTTCGTCATAGGTGGCAGGCTTTTCCAACCTCACTGTAAGGTCAACAACGGAGACATCAACGGTGGGAACACGGAAAGCCATTCCGGTCAATTTTCCATTCAAAGAAGGGAGGACTTTGCCCACGGCCTATACAGACAGGGAAACAACAATGAGTAAAAGTAAATACAGAAGATTTTTAATAAACACTATTATATCTTAATGGACCATAAAGGCCTTAAATGCCACGACATAATGTCAAATATTCACCTTGGCTGCTCCAGTGCTGCTAGGAATGATGTTGAAGGAGGCAGCTCTTCCACCTCTCCAATCTTTGCTGGATGGTCCATCAACAGTTTTCTGGGTGGCTGATTCAAAAACAAGAAATAGAAACCAGAATTAGCATCAAATTTCAATGAGATAGGCACGTGGCAACATGCATAATCAACTAGCAAATAGTAGCAAGCAATAGGCTCTCACCAGTGATGGAGTGGACAGTGGTCATGAGACCCTCAACGATGCCAAACCTGTCGTTGATGACCTACAATagcaacaatcaacaattacgaTCCTAACACAAGACGTAAAAAGGGATAATAACAATTCCTATGTCAGATCACAAAAAATACCTTGGCAAGTGGAGCAAGGCAGTTGGTAGTGCAGCTAGCATTAGAAATGATGTCAAGCTCTGGCTTGTATTCGTGTTCGTTAACACCAACAACAAACATGGGGGCATCTTTGCTGGGAGCAGAGATAATAACCTTCTTAGCACCACCCTGTATTATACACGAAAAAACACTACATTAATAATCATACGACCACTCGAAAGTAAGAAATGAAAATAACACCCAGCAGATTCACGCTTGACAACACACTCAAAACAAGATCATCCACCACAGGGGACACTACAAAAAACTGGCATCAATCATAAAACAAGTACCTACAACAGAATCATACAAAATGGAAACAGTACAAAGAGACAAACCTTCAAATGGGCCGCAGCCTTGTCCTTGTCAGTGAAGACTCCGGTGGACTCAACGATGATGTCAGCTCCGGCGGATCCCCATGGAATCTCCTCAGGGTTCCTGAGACAAAAAAAACAGAACACATAAATAACCATATAATCGAGCCCGTGAGCACACAAACAAACGACGAATTACGATGCATGTACTATGTTTCTTTCTCAAACACCTTGCGCCTCCATTATATGGAGGACAGGATCCCATCCAAAGGTGGATGAGGCTCCAGTCAGCTCAGAGTATGAAACAGAGCGAGTTCAAAAATCATTTCTCATATAAAAATAGTACAGCAAaatcattttattttatatacaaACCAACAACAGAAATAACCATAATCGGAGACTTAAAAGGATGAAAATACCTGATTCCGAAAACAGTGACTGGCTTCTCGCCAAAGAGAAGGGTCTTCTCGTCCTTGACCTTCAACTCGTGGTGCTTCCATTGACCGTGAACACTGTCGTATTTGAACATGTATGTCTACAAAATCGAAAAACCGACTCAACCATCAGATCTAGCTACTTCttcaaaaaacaaaatggaaaaaaaatcatagaaaatattttaaaattgtgcATGCTTAGTAGTTAGTAGAGATCAATGAAATTGAA
The DNA window shown above is from Arachis ipaensis cultivar K30076 chromosome B08, Araip1.1, whole genome shotgun sequence and carries:
- the LOC107612720 gene encoding glyceraldehyde-3-phosphate dehydrogenase GAPC2, cytosolic yields the protein MGKVKIGINGFGRIGRLVARVALQRDDVELVAVNDPFITTDYMTYMFKYDSVHGQWKHHELKVKDEKTLLFGEKPVTVFGIRNPEEIPWGSAGADIIVESTGVFTDKDKAAAHLKGGAKKVIISAPSKDAPMFVVGVNEHEYKPELDIISNASCTTNCLAPLAKVINDRFGIVEGLMTTVHSITATQKTVDGPSSKDWRGGRAASFNIIPSSTGAAKAVGKVLPSLNGKLTGMAFRVPTVDVSVVDLTVRLEKPATYDEIKQAIKEESEGKLKGILGYTEDDVVSTDFVGDSRSSIFDAKAGIALSKNFVKIVSWYDNEWGYSTRVVDLVVHIAKQ